A region of the Candidatus Methylomirabilota bacterium genome:
GCGAGGTCGAGGCACTCGCCGCGGAGCTGCAGGCTGCGCCCATGCGCTGGCGCGCCGCCCTGGCGACGGCGCGCCTCCTGCGCGAGGCCCGCCGCCCCGACGACGCCCGCGCCGCCGCCGCGCGCGCGATGACCGCCCTGGAGTCGACGGCGCGCGAGCTCGATCCCGCGGATCGCGCGAGCTTCGAGGCCTCGGAGCCCATGGTGCACGCGCGGGCCGCGCTCGCGTAGAATCCCCCCATGACCATCAAGGGCAAGGCCTGCATCGCCGGGGCGTTCGAGCATCCGACCCGCAAGGCGGACGACAAGTCCCTCGCGCAGCTCCACGCCGAGGTGGCGCAGGGCGCGCTGGCGGACGCGGGGCTCACCAAGGACGACGTGGACGGCTACTTCTGTGCCGGCGACGCGCCGGGGCTCGGGCCGCTTTCCATGGCTGACTACATGGGGCTCAAGCTCCGCCACATGGACAGCACCGAGACGGGCGGCTCGTCCTACGTGATCCACGTGGCTCATGCCGCCGAGGCCATCGCGGCAGGGAAATGCCGCATCGCGCTCATCACCCTGGCCGGCCGGCCGCGCGCAGAAGGCATGGCGACGGGCACCGCCCCCCGCAACTACGGCACCGCCGCGCCCGACGTGCAGTTCGAGTATCCGTTCGGCCCCACGGTGGTGAACCTGTACGCGATGGCCGCGCAGCGGCACATGCACGAGTTCGGCACCACGAGCGAGCAGCTCGCGTGGATCAAGGTCGCCGCCTCGCACCACGCCCAGCACAACCCGCACGCGCTGCTGCGCGAGGTGGTCACCGTGCAGGACGTGGTCGGCTCGCCGATGATCGCCGATCCGCTGCATCGCCTGGACTGCTGCGTGATCACCGACGGCGGCGGCGCCCTCGTGGTGGTGGCGCCGGAGGTGGCGAAGAGCCTCAAGCGGCCGCGCGTGCGCCTGCTGGGGGCGGGGGAGGCACCCAAGCATCAGATGGGCGGCAAGGTCGACCTCACGTACACCGGCGCGGCGCGCTCCGGTCCCATGGCCTTCGAGGAAGCGGGCGTGAAGCCCGGCGACATCAAGTACGTGTCGATCTACGACAGCTTCACCATCACCGTGCTGATCTGTCTCGAGGACCTGGGCTTCTGCCCGCGCGGTGGCGGCGGTCGTTTCGTCTCGGACGGCAACCTCAT
Encoded here:
- a CDS encoding thiolase domain-containing protein, whose amino-acid sequence is MTIKGKACIAGAFEHPTRKADDKSLAQLHAEVAQGALADAGLTKDDVDGYFCAGDAPGLGPLSMADYMGLKLRHMDSTETGGSSYVIHVAHAAEAIAAGKCRIALITLAGRPRAEGMATGTAPRNYGTAAPDVQFEYPFGPTVVNLYAMAAQRHMHEFGTTSEQLAWIKVAASHHAQHNPHALLREVVTVQDVVGSPMIADPLHRLDCCVITDGGGALVVVAPEVAKSLKRPRVRLLGAGEAPKHQMGGKVDLTYTGAARSGPMAFEEAGVKPGDIKYVSIYDSFTITVLICLEDLGFCPRGGGGRFVSDGNLISGTGRLPFNTDGGGLCNNHPANRGGMTKVVEAVRQLRGEAHPKVQVKNCNLALAHGTGGSLGTRHGSATVILERE